One window of Paludibacter propionicigenes WB4 genomic DNA carries:
- a CDS encoding ATP-binding cassette domain-containing protein, whose product MTIHSIGLYLSNASNKNLILEQIISNKYLKDHINLESLKGLLHSTLTINRFIEDEIRHDKFPIYTSENKSLGSMSSGQQKKALLDYLILQRPDYIVLDDVYSNIDKATQESITNTLSQLAENTLLIQLFFRKRDMLPCIKTVYTVDENNAIIDVQDAEVFKTKQTISSTNQLTLNFPQGYDETHADINPLVQLNSVSVEYIEKPVLNKISWTIQKGEFWQLVGPNGSGKSTLLSIIIGDNPRGYGQDMVLFGKKKGSGESIWDIKRQIGYFTPAMIQQFTRDDTVENMIISGLMDSVGLYCKPTDIQKDIAKKWILMLSASYCNKSFQSLSIGQQRMVMVVRALVKHPPLLILDEPTIELDDENSLLFIDMINAIAKEKKITILYVSHRDEPGLKPDMVYELIPGKNGSTGIVR is encoded by the coding sequence ATGACAATACATTCAATTGGGCTTTACCTCTCAAATGCTTCGAATAAAAACCTGATTTTGGAGCAAATAATATCTAACAAGTATCTTAAAGATCATATTAACCTGGAATCGCTAAAAGGCTTATTACATTCCACTCTAACAATTAACCGATTTATTGAAGACGAAATTCGGCATGATAAGTTTCCGATATACACTTCTGAAAATAAAAGTCTTGGTTCAATGTCCAGCGGCCAGCAAAAGAAAGCTCTGCTAGATTACCTGATACTGCAAAGACCAGATTACATTGTACTTGACGATGTATATAGTAATATAGATAAAGCAACACAAGAATCTATAACCAACACATTGAGTCAATTGGCAGAAAACACCCTATTGATCCAACTTTTCTTCAGAAAAAGAGATATGTTGCCCTGCATTAAAACTGTTTACACAGTAGATGAAAATAATGCAATAATTGACGTTCAGGATGCTGAAGTATTTAAGACTAAACAAACTATTTCGTCAACCAATCAACTGACATTGAATTTTCCACAAGGCTACGACGAAACCCACGCCGACATTAACCCTCTTGTTCAGCTTAATTCTGTTTCAGTTGAGTACATTGAAAAACCTGTTTTAAACAAGATCAGCTGGACTATTCAAAAAGGAGAATTCTGGCAACTGGTTGGTCCAAATGGTTCGGGTAAAAGTACTTTACTATCAATTATTATCGGAGACAACCCCCGTGGGTATGGTCAAGACATGGTTTTATTTGGAAAGAAGAAAGGTTCAGGTGAATCTATTTGGGATATCAAACGACAAATCGGATATTTTACACCAGCTATGATTCAGCAGTTTACACGGGACGATACAGTAGAAAATATGATTATATCCGGACTTATGGACTCTGTAGGACTATATTGTAAACCCACTGATATACAAAAAGATATTGCTAAAAAATGGATTTTAATGCTAAGTGCATCGTATTGCAACAAGTCGTTCCAAAGTTTATCCATTGGACAACAGCGAATGGTAATGGTGGTACGCGCACTGGTAAAACATCCTCCATTATTAATTTTAGATGAACCTACAATTGAGCTGGATGATGAAAATAGCCTTTTGTTTATCGACATGATAAACGCAATTGCTAAAGAAAAAAAGATTACAATTCTTTATGTGTCCCATCGTGATGAGCCCGGATTGAAACCAGATATGGTTTATGAATTAATTCCGGGTAAAAATGGCTCCACAGGAATAGTTAGATAA
- a CDS encoding type I restriction enzyme HsdR N-terminal domain-containing protein: MGQKILIIFTFCRSFIRNVPISQSTFDQVAVYNSKLNVDLFIVSNGIEHFCCKVNTKTAQYEYFSQIPDYSAIKGC, encoded by the coding sequence ATGGGTCAAAAAATATTAATTATTTTTACTTTTTGCCGGAGTTTTATTAGAAACGTACCCATATCTCAATCCACCTTTGATCAGGTAGCTGTGTATAACAGCAAATTAAACGTGGATTTGTTTATTGTCAGCAACGGAATTGAGCACTTTTGCTGTAAAGTAAACACCAAAACAGCACAATATGAGTATTTTTCCCAAATTCCGGACTATTCCGCCATTAAAGGTTGTTAG
- a CDS encoding aldose epimerase family protein, translating into MKNIKLIIAALLICVASFGQQLKVNKEVLGNYKDKEVILYTLTNKAGNVLKVTNYGAKIVQINVPDKNGNIDNVTIGSDKFDGIVKGDPFGGATIGRFANRIANGKFTLDGVEYNLPINNRPNTLHGGPNGWYTKVWNTETVKSKSPAVKFSYTSPDMEEGFPGTVQVSVTYTWTDKNEIIIDYAATTDKKTVINLTNHAYFNLHGAGKGYIFDHILTLKSSAYTPLNSTKIPTGEIKQVKGTPYDFTTPHTIGYKIGETYESSTFQGYDDNYVLDNKEKVDATVYDPESGRVMEVITDEPGLQFYSGNSMQWKRAIENGTKGVNTRSGFALETQHFPDSPNQSTFPTTVLNPGVKMKSRTIYKFSIRKE; encoded by the coding sequence ATGAAAAACATCAAATTAATTATTGCGGCACTTCTAATATGCGTCGCTAGTTTCGGTCAGCAACTAAAAGTCAATAAAGAAGTACTGGGCAACTACAAAGACAAGGAAGTAATTCTTTATACACTTACGAATAAAGCCGGCAATGTATTAAAAGTAACAAATTATGGAGCCAAGATTGTGCAAATCAACGTTCCTGATAAAAATGGGAATATTGACAATGTGACCATTGGTTCAGATAAATTTGACGGAATTGTAAAAGGAGACCCGTTTGGAGGAGCTACTATAGGACGTTTTGCCAACAGAATTGCTAACGGAAAGTTTACGCTAGACGGAGTAGAATATAATTTACCTATAAACAACAGACCTAACACGCTGCATGGAGGTCCTAACGGTTGGTACACAAAAGTTTGGAATACCGAAACCGTAAAAAGTAAATCACCAGCAGTCAAATTCTCATACACTAGCCCTGATATGGAAGAAGGATTTCCGGGAACTGTTCAAGTATCAGTTACTTATACATGGACAGACAAAAATGAAATTATCATTGATTATGCTGCAACAACTGATAAAAAAACAGTTATAAACTTGACTAATCACGCCTATTTTAATTTGCATGGAGCAGGCAAAGGTTATATATTTGATCACATACTCACCCTAAAATCTTCTGCCTATACTCCCCTAAATTCTACAAAAATACCAACTGGCGAAATCAAACAGGTAAAAGGAACGCCCTACGACTTCACCACCCCACATACAATTGGTTATAAAATAGGAGAAACATACGAGAGTTCTACATTTCAGGGATATGACGATAATTATGTGCTCGACAACAAAGAAAAAGTAGATGCTACAGTATACGACCCTGAAAGCGGACGAGTAATGGAAGTTATAACAGATGAACCGGGATTACAATTCTATTCTGGCAATAGCATGCAATGGAAACGAGCAATAGAGAATGGAACAAAAGGCGTTAATACTCGCTCAGGATTTGCACTTGAAACACAACACTTTCCAGATAGCCCAAATCAATCCACCTTTCCAACTACTGTTTTAAACCCCGGAGTAAAAATGAAATCAAGAACAATTTATAAATTTTCAATACGAAAAGAATAG
- a CDS encoding glycosyl hydrolase family 95 catalytic domain-containing protein, with amino-acid sequence MKLGLIRFTLLLFAIHIATNNLQAIKKVRVWYDKPAAALNSDIRNSWKNDNEWLNALPIGNGFLGAMVYGNVNQELIQLNEKTLWSGSPDDNNNPQAAEALSQIRNFLFEGKYKEANELTNKTQICKGVGSGTGSGTNVPYGSYQTLGNLFFDFGKTAPFENYVRELDLNRGVVTVSYSQNGVRYKREIFASYPDRALIIHLTADKKGALSFTTELTRPERFETRVENDHLLMTGALTNGQGGDGMKYAARLKATTRGGKLNYKNNEIRVEGADEVIMILTASTNYKQEYPSFVGDDPRLTTQNQLSKASSKPYPTLLKNHTVDYAALFGKVSLNLSDNDPDTIPTDRRLRNQTKNPDDLHLQEVYFQFGRYLLISSSREGSLPANLQGIWCNKIQAPWNCDYHSNINVQMNYWGADIVNLSECFSPLSRLIESLVKPGEISAAVQYNASGWCVQPITNVWGYTSPGEGINWGLYVAGGGWLCRHLWDHYTFTLDRNYLQRVYPVMLNAARFYLDWLVTDPKTGKLVSGPSTSPENSFIAPDGSRGSICMGPSHDQEIIHELFTNVLTASKVLKNTDPLLAKIDIALRNLATPKIGSDGRLMEWSEEFKETEINHRHVSHLYMLYPGSQIDPNRTPELAAAARKSLDVRTDIGTGWSLAWKVNLWARLKDGNRAYQLLKNLLKSTDNADLNMSNGGGTYPNLFCAHPPFQIDGNFGGTAGIAEMLLQSHNGYIELLPALPDVWKSGEVKGLVARGGFVLDIEWRNGKPQKIVVKPNLTSKCVIRSTSALKINGLPIKSTKNNSFYTLEFPAVKGKIYELLPL; translated from the coding sequence ATGAAATTAGGGTTAATCAGATTTACACTTTTACTATTTGCTATTCATATAGCGACCAACAACTTACAAGCCATAAAAAAGGTTCGGGTATGGTACGATAAGCCTGCAGCTGCTCTAAACTCTGACATAAGAAACAGTTGGAAGAATGACAACGAATGGCTAAATGCACTACCTATTGGAAATGGTTTTCTGGGTGCCATGGTATATGGTAATGTAAATCAGGAATTGATTCAATTGAACGAAAAGACTTTGTGGTCAGGTAGTCCGGACGACAACAACAATCCCCAAGCTGCCGAGGCTTTGAGTCAGATTAGGAATTTTCTCTTCGAAGGAAAATACAAAGAAGCCAATGAACTAACCAACAAGACCCAGATTTGCAAAGGAGTGGGCTCTGGAACAGGAAGCGGAACTAATGTTCCGTATGGATCGTACCAGACATTGGGCAATCTTTTTTTTGATTTTGGCAAAACAGCTCCTTTTGAAAATTATGTTCGAGAACTTGATCTGAATCGGGGTGTAGTTACGGTTTCTTACTCGCAGAATGGAGTCAGGTACAAGCGGGAGATATTTGCCAGCTACCCTGATCGTGCATTGATCATACACCTTACTGCTGATAAGAAAGGAGCACTGAGCTTTACAACCGAACTCACTCGTCCCGAGCGATTTGAAACACGTGTTGAGAACGATCATTTACTGATGACCGGAGCGCTAACTAATGGCCAAGGTGGTGATGGTATGAAATATGCTGCCCGACTAAAAGCAACGACGAGAGGTGGAAAGCTGAATTACAAAAACAACGAAATTCGTGTGGAAGGAGCCGATGAAGTGATTATGATACTAACTGCTTCGACTAACTACAAGCAAGAATATCCAAGCTTTGTTGGCGATGACCCACGATTAACGACTCAGAATCAACTTTCTAAAGCCTCATCTAAACCCTATCCTACTCTTTTGAAAAATCACACGGTAGATTATGCCGCTCTTTTTGGGAAAGTCAGTCTCAATTTATCTGATAATGATCCAGATACTATCCCAACGGACAGAAGATTACGCAATCAGACAAAAAATCCTGATGATCTTCATTTACAAGAAGTTTATTTCCAGTTTGGTCGGTACTTGCTAATATCCTCTTCCCGAGAAGGCTCACTTCCTGCCAATTTGCAAGGCATATGGTGCAACAAAATTCAGGCGCCATGGAATTGCGACTATCATTCGAACATCAACGTACAAATGAATTATTGGGGTGCAGATATTGTAAACCTCAGTGAATGTTTTAGTCCTTTATCTCGCCTGATTGAATCTCTCGTAAAGCCTGGAGAAATATCGGCTGCCGTTCAATACAACGCTTCGGGTTGGTGCGTACAACCAATCACCAATGTTTGGGGATATACATCTCCTGGTGAAGGAATAAACTGGGGTTTGTATGTAGCCGGAGGCGGCTGGCTTTGCCGTCATCTTTGGGATCATTACACGTTTACACTTGATAGAAATTATCTACAAAGAGTTTATCCTGTCATGCTAAATGCCGCTCGATTCTATCTCGATTGGCTGGTTACCGATCCTAAAACAGGTAAATTGGTTTCAGGTCCCTCCACTTCTCCTGAAAATTCGTTTATAGCACCGGATGGCTCAAGGGGCTCTATTTGCATGGGACCATCTCACGATCAGGAAATTATACATGAGCTATTTACTAACGTGCTGACTGCTTCTAAAGTTTTAAAAAACACAGATCCATTGTTGGCCAAGATTGATATAGCTTTACGAAATCTGGCAACTCCAAAAATAGGTTCCGATGGACGACTTATGGAATGGAGCGAAGAATTTAAAGAAACAGAAATAAATCACAGACACGTTTCGCACTTGTATATGCTCTATCCCGGCTCTCAGATAGACCCGAATAGAACACCTGAACTGGCTGCAGCTGCCCGAAAAAGTTTGGATGTAAGAACAGATATTGGTACAGGTTGGTCGTTGGCGTGGAAGGTAAACCTTTGGGCACGCCTAAAAGATGGCAATCGCGCTTATCAGTTATTGAAAAACCTGCTAAAATCTACCGACAATGCCGATCTAAACATGTCCAACGGAGGCGGCACCTATCCCAATCTGTTTTGCGCCCACCCACCATTCCAAATTGACGGAAATTTTGGTGGTACTGCCGGCATTGCAGAGATGTTATTACAAAGTCACAACGGCTATATTGAACTACTTCCGGCTCTTCCGGATGTTTGGAAAAGTGGGGAAGTAAAAGGTCTGGTTGCCCGCGGTGGTTTTGTTCTGGATATTGAGTGGAGAAACGGAAAGCCTCAAAAAATCGTGGTTAAGCCAAACTTGACTAGCAAATGTGTTATACGTTCTACTTCTGCATTAAAAATAAACGGATTACCTATAAAATCAACTAAAAATAATAGTTTTTACACGCTAGAATTCCCTGCTGTAAAAGGGAAAATCTATGAGCTATTGCCTCTTTAA
- a CDS encoding GNAT family N-acetyltransferase, giving the protein MLYEKITKVDLDEIRELQPSDWDDIIPDIEFYINSPFCEPIKATIDNTIVGIGTKIVFENTAWIAHIIVRSEYRNNGIGFQIVNHLLDTLKKQHIQTCSLIATSLGKPIYAKSGFKIASEYIFFKREKPWIESDFSNKIIPFDEKYRNAIYDLDREISGENRKYYLKYSQKNLFCMLATILLKDITCLV; this is encoded by the coding sequence ATGTTATATGAAAAGATAACAAAAGTAGATTTAGATGAAATACGAGAATTGCAACCTTCAGATTGGGATGACATAATCCCCGATATTGAATTTTACATTAACTCACCATTCTGCGAACCAATAAAAGCTACAATTGACAATACAATAGTTGGAATAGGAACAAAAATTGTTTTCGAAAATACAGCATGGATAGCACACATCATTGTTAGAAGCGAATATAGAAACAACGGCATAGGATTTCAAATAGTGAATCATTTGTTGGATACATTAAAAAAACAGCATATTCAAACATGCTCACTTATTGCTACAAGCTTAGGAAAACCTATATACGCTAAGTCTGGATTTAAGATTGCATCAGAATATATTTTTTTCAAACGAGAGAAACCTTGGATAGAATCTGATTTTTCAAATAAGATAATTCCTTTTGACGAGAAATACAGAAACGCTATATACGACTTAGATAGAGAAATTTCCGGCGAAAATAGAAAATATTACTTGAAGTATTCGCAAAAAAATCTATTTTGTATGTTAGCAACAATATTGTTGAAGGATATTACTTGCCTGGTTTGA
- a CDS encoding serine hydrolase domain-containing protein has translation MKKKILILLIFLTPIVIVQDWCDLPARIKPTTVSQSNSSPGVQINAEALKRIDSIVKSGIQSKAFPGCQILVIKDGKTLYDKCFGTYTYESPQKVTSATMYDLASLSKTTGTLLAIMKLYDEGKLKLTDKASKYLEFLKGTDKESITISELLFHESGLPAGLPFYKLVVEKKLNPVLNSANKLSEPVKLNSKTMKYKYDWVSNIPTNEFTLQVSDSFYLHNHFHQAAMQMIANTRLKSKTYVYSCINFILLKEIVEAIKAIPLDAYLDKEFYIPMKLNNIAYLPLRKFKRENIAPTLKKDFLRNGIIQGFVHDPDAALLGGVSGNAGLFANSRDVARVYQMLLNQGELDGKRYLSKETCYLFTTSTSANKRRGLGFDKPTPHMLNSPCCESAPETVYGHTGYTGTCCWVDPTNKLIYVFLSNRTYPSDGTNKLARMGIRTKIQEVVYQSLK, from the coding sequence ATGAAGAAGAAAATACTTATATTACTCATTTTTCTAACGCCAATAGTTATTGTTCAGGATTGGTGCGATCTGCCAGCCCGCATTAAACCGACTACCGTATCTCAATCAAATTCCAGTCCTGGAGTACAGATTAATGCCGAAGCTCTTAAACGTATTGACTCTATTGTAAAGAGCGGTATTCAGTCTAAAGCCTTTCCAGGCTGTCAGATATTGGTTATAAAAGACGGTAAAACTCTTTACGACAAATGCTTTGGAACCTACACCTACGAGAGCCCGCAAAAAGTCACTAGCGCAACCATGTATGATCTGGCATCGTTATCAAAAACTACCGGAACGTTACTTGCGATTATGAAACTTTATGACGAAGGTAAACTCAAACTAACAGATAAAGCATCCAAATACCTTGAATTTCTAAAAGGAACAGACAAAGAAAGTATTACTATTTCCGAATTATTGTTCCACGAAAGTGGATTACCTGCAGGGCTTCCATTTTATAAGTTGGTGGTTGAAAAAAAACTCAATCCTGTTTTGAATTCAGCTAATAAACTATCTGAACCTGTCAAGCTGAATAGTAAAACAATGAAATATAAATACGACTGGGTATCAAATATTCCTACTAATGAATTTACTCTGCAAGTTTCCGACAGTTTCTATTTACATAATCATTTTCATCAGGCTGCTATGCAAATGATTGCCAATACTCGCTTAAAAAGTAAAACCTATGTTTATAGTTGTATAAATTTTATTCTTCTGAAAGAAATTGTTGAAGCCATTAAAGCAATACCATTGGATGCCTATCTCGACAAAGAATTTTATATTCCAATGAAATTAAACAACATAGCATATCTTCCTCTCCGAAAGTTTAAAAGAGAAAATATTGCTCCAACTTTAAAAAAAGATTTCTTGAGAAATGGAATTATACAGGGCTTTGTACATGATCCGGATGCAGCACTTTTAGGGGGTGTATCGGGTAATGCCGGTTTATTTGCCAATTCGAGAGATGTAGCAAGGGTATATCAGATGTTACTTAATCAAGGAGAACTGGATGGTAAACGCTATTTAAGCAAAGAGACTTGCTATCTTTTCACTACAAGTACCTCGGCAAATAAAAGGCGCGGTCTTGGTTTTGACAAGCCCACGCCTCATATGCTTAATAGTCCTTGTTGTGAATCTGCTCCGGAAACTGTTTACGGACACACAGGTTATACAGGAACCTGCTGTTGGGTCGATCCCACGAACAAACTAATTTACGTTTTTTTGAGTAACAGAACTTATCCCTCAGATGGAACTAATAAATTAGCCAGAATGGGAATAAGAACTAAAATACAAGAAGTTGTTTATCAATCATTGAAGTGA
- the bla gene encoding subclass B1 metallo-beta-lactamase encodes MKPKIHLTLFVFLLSLTNLFAQTNYQLTKNKADQLDRNFAITQLTNNAFLIQSSFAANGQLDCNHLLIIDTKDLVLVNTPVNDSLTSVLLACIEKKFKRKVTKVIVSHFHEDSSGGLRQICKLGINSFGLSKTASLLKSQNKHIDFLFTSFFALDLQTLHLELFYPGAGHSIDNIVIWLPEDKILFGGCLLKSLEAKDKGNIKDADLKAWPVSVELIKKKYQDAIIVIPGHGEIGNTSVFEHTLKLLANN; translated from the coding sequence ATGAAACCAAAAATCCATCTAACTCTCTTTGTTTTCTTATTGTCTCTTACAAATTTATTCGCTCAAACAAATTATCAGCTAACAAAAAATAAGGCAGATCAGCTTGACAGAAACTTTGCTATAACCCAACTCACAAACAATGCATTTTTGATTCAATCGTCTTTCGCTGCAAATGGTCAATTGGATTGCAATCACTTACTAATTATTGATACAAAGGATCTTGTATTAGTTAACACTCCTGTGAATGACTCTTTAACTTCAGTTCTTCTCGCTTGTATTGAAAAGAAGTTTAAAAGAAAAGTGACGAAAGTAATTGTATCTCATTTTCATGAAGATAGTTCAGGTGGTTTACGCCAAATCTGTAAGCTTGGCATAAACTCATTTGGACTTAGCAAAACTGCGAGCTTATTAAAATCACAAAACAAACATATTGATTTTCTTTTTACCAGTTTTTTTGCCCTTGATTTACAAACCCTACATCTTGAGTTATTCTATCCCGGAGCCGGCCATTCCATTGATAATATAGTGATATGGCTACCAGAAGACAAAATTTTATTTGGTGGTTGCCTACTAAAATCGTTGGAAGCAAAAGACAAAGGAAATATAAAAGATGCTGATTTGAAAGCATGGCCTGTAAGTGTGGAACTCATAAAAAAGAAATACCAGGATGCTATAATTGTAATACCCGGACATGGAGAAATAGGCAATACATCAGTATTTGAACATACATTAAAGCTATTAGCCAATAATTAA
- a CDS encoding histidinol-phosphatase, whose product MYWSNYHSHCTFCDGRSPMEEFVKFAIAKGIRRYGFSSHAPLPFLTKWTMLEDDFADYQSEFYRLKDKYSECIELYIALEVDYIDNCSSINNEFFRDKFLDYSIGSIHYLDELSENNYWTIDGDFSEFDKGLNKLFGGDIKLATKRFYDVTSKMIQQGGFDIVGHLDKITLHGVNYRDFDTSSGWYKNLIGDVLQLIKNKGLVLEINTKSIAQKGVTFPQQEFYQLVNELNIPIVVNSDCHYPTNVIDGFELTYRKLEQAEFKAMHQYISGSWQAVEFNSEGLMG is encoded by the coding sequence ATGTACTGGTCAAACTATCATAGTCACTGCACGTTTTGTGATGGGCGAAGTCCGATGGAGGAATTCGTCAAATTTGCTATTGCTAAAGGAATCAGAAGATATGGGTTCTCTTCGCATGCACCACTTCCTTTTCTGACTAAATGGACTATGCTTGAGGATGATTTTGCTGATTATCAATCCGAATTTTATAGATTGAAAGATAAATATAGCGAATGTATCGAATTGTATATAGCGTTGGAAGTTGATTATATAGATAACTGTTCGAGCATAAATAATGAGTTTTTCCGCGATAAATTTCTCGATTATTCTATTGGATCCATTCATTATCTGGATGAACTCTCCGAGAATAACTACTGGACAATCGATGGTGATTTTTCTGAATTTGACAAAGGATTAAATAAGCTTTTTGGCGGTGATATAAAATTGGCAACGAAACGGTTTTATGATGTTACGTCTAAAATGATTCAGCAAGGAGGGTTTGATATTGTAGGACATTTGGATAAAATAACTCTTCATGGAGTCAATTACAGAGATTTTGATACATCGTCCGGCTGGTATAAAAATCTGATTGGTGATGTTCTTCAATTGATTAAAAATAAGGGCTTAGTCTTAGAAATTAACACGAAATCTATTGCGCAAAAAGGAGTTACTTTTCCTCAACAGGAGTTTTACCAACTTGTCAATGAGTTAAATATCCCAATTGTGGTAAATTCAGATTGTCATTATCCAACTAACGTGATTGATGGTTTTGAGCTTACTTACAGAAAATTAGAACAAGCCGAATTTAAAGCCATGCACCAATATATATCTGGCAGTTGGCAAGCAGTTGAATTTAACAGTGAAGGTTTGATGGGATAA
- a CDS encoding TIGR01212 family radical SAM protein (This family includes YhcC from E. coli K-12, an uncharacterized radical SAM protein.) — protein MTEIKPIQLPDQQRYLNYNQVMKSEFAERIQKISINAGFTCPNRDGSKGRGGCTYCNNQSFSPEYCKPIKTVSQQVEEGINFFKHKYENQFYLAYFQSYTNTYDSLDKLKAIYEEALSHPQVKGIVVGTRPDCVNDELLDYFEELSKSVYVMIEYGIESTNDETLEFINRGHNYACAEEAIRSTAKRGIKTGAHLILGLPREDSETVLSHADKISKLPLTAIKLHQLQLIRKTVMAKQYIEHPEWFNLYTANEYIDLLIDFIERLNPEIAIERFISQSPPSLIIAPEWGLKNFEFAVKIEKRLIERDTWQGKHFVKKE, from the coding sequence ATGACAGAAATAAAACCGATACAACTCCCCGACCAGCAACGCTACCTAAATTACAATCAGGTAATGAAATCAGAATTTGCTGAGCGAATTCAAAAAATATCCATCAACGCAGGATTTACCTGCCCCAATCGAGATGGAAGTAAAGGACGTGGAGGCTGCACCTATTGCAATAACCAAAGTTTTAGTCCAGAATACTGTAAACCGATAAAAACAGTTAGCCAGCAAGTAGAAGAGGGCATCAATTTCTTTAAACACAAATACGAAAACCAGTTTTATCTGGCTTACTTTCAATCCTACACAAATACTTACGACTCGCTGGATAAGCTGAAGGCAATTTACGAAGAAGCCCTCTCCCACCCGCAGGTAAAAGGAATTGTAGTAGGAACCCGACCCGATTGCGTAAACGATGAACTGCTCGACTATTTTGAGGAACTGTCGAAAAGCGTTTATGTAATGATTGAATATGGCATTGAGTCAACCAACGACGAAACGCTGGAGTTTATCAACCGTGGACACAATTATGCTTGTGCTGAGGAAGCCATACGTTCCACCGCAAAACGAGGTATCAAAACCGGGGCACATCTTATCCTTGGACTTCCCCGAGAAGATAGTGAAACAGTCTTGAGCCATGCCGACAAAATATCGAAATTACCGCTGACAGCTATCAAGTTACATCAACTTCAATTGATACGCAAAACGGTTATGGCAAAACAGTATATAGAACATCCTGAGTGGTTTAACTTGTATACAGCCAATGAATACATCGATTTGCTGATTGATTTTATTGAAAGATTAAATCCTGAGATTGCCATCGAACGCTTTATTTCTCAGTCACCTCCAAGCCTTATCATTGCTCCTGAATGGGGTTTAAAAAACTTTGAGTTTGCGGTGAAGATTGAAAAAAGATTAATTGAGCGTGACACATGGCAGGGAAAGCACTTCGTAAAAAAGGAATGA
- the bcp gene encoding thioredoxin-dependent thiol peroxidase, whose amino-acid sequence MALQVGDKAPAVLGINQDGKEIKLSDFAGKKVVLYFYPKDNTPGCTAQACSLRDNYDDLQKAGYEVIGVSTDSAASHLKFIAKQNLPFQLIADTDKKLSEIFGTWGEKSLYGKQYMGTFRTTFIIDETGTITRIMLPKEVNTKTHASQIL is encoded by the coding sequence ATGGCATTACAAGTAGGCGATAAAGCACCAGCCGTATTAGGAATAAACCAGGATGGCAAAGAAATTAAGCTATCAGATTTTGCAGGTAAAAAAGTGGTTCTATACTTCTACCCCAAAGATAATACACCAGGTTGCACTGCACAGGCTTGCAGCTTACGCGATAATTATGACGATTTACAAAAAGCAGGTTATGAGGTGATTGGCGTAAGTACGGACAGTGCTGCTTCGCATCTGAAATTTATTGCAAAACAAAATCTTCCATTTCAACTAATTGCCGATACCGACAAGAAACTATCCGAAATTTTCGGAACATGGGGCGAAAAATCACTTTACGGCAAACAATACATGGGAACATTCCGTACAACATTTATTATCGACGAAACCGGTACTATTACACGCATTATGCTACCCAAAGAGGTAAATACAAAAACACACGCCTCTCAAATTCTATAA